In Pseudomonas fakonensis, one DNA window encodes the following:
- a CDS encoding YqgE/AlgH family protein: MKTFSPSYLKHQFLIAMPHMADPNFAQTLTYIVEHNENGAMGLVINRPQELNLADILEQLRPDETPPPSTLHVPIYQGGPVQTDRGFVLHSNECSFQATVALEGLSLTTSQDVLLAIAAGVGPKQSLITLGYAGWEAGQLEAELADNAWLNCPFDADILFAMASDMRLAQAAKSLGINLSLLTSQAGHA, from the coding sequence ATGAAAACCTTCAGCCCCAGCTACCTCAAGCACCAGTTCCTGATCGCCATGCCGCACATGGCTGATCCGAACTTCGCGCAAACGCTGACGTACATCGTCGAACACAACGAGAACGGCGCCATGGGGCTGGTGATCAACCGCCCGCAAGAGCTGAACCTGGCCGACATCCTCGAGCAACTGCGCCCCGACGAAACACCGCCACCCAGCACCCTGCACGTACCCATCTACCAGGGTGGCCCGGTGCAGACCGACCGCGGCTTCGTGCTGCACAGCAACGAGTGCAGCTTCCAGGCCACCGTCGCGCTCGAAGGTTTGTCGCTGACCACCTCGCAGGACGTGCTGCTGGCCATCGCCGCCGGCGTGGGCCCCAAGCAGAGCCTGATCACCCTGGGTTACGCCGGCTGGGAAGCCGGGCAACTGGAAGCGGAGCTGGCCGACAACGCCTGGCTCAACTGCCCGTTCGACGCCGACATCCTGTTCGCCATGGCCAGTGACATGCGCCTGGCCCAGGCCGCCAAAAGCCTGGGCATCAACCTGAGCCTGCTGACCAGCCAGGCGGGGCACGCCTGA
- the ruvX gene encoding Holliday junction resolvase RuvX — MAELRLLLGFDYGTKQIGVAVGQVITGQARELCTLKAQNGVPDWNQVEKLIKEWKPDAIVVGLPLNMDGTPSEMSERAEKFARRLNGRYNLPVHTHDERLTTFEAKGEQMARGNRHGSYRDNPVDAIAAALLLQGWLEANT; from the coding sequence ATGGCCGAGCTGCGCCTGCTGCTGGGCTTCGACTACGGCACCAAACAGATCGGCGTCGCCGTCGGCCAGGTGATCACCGGCCAGGCCCGTGAGCTGTGCACGCTCAAGGCCCAGAACGGCGTGCCGGACTGGAACCAGGTGGAAAAGCTCATCAAGGAATGGAAGCCCGACGCCATCGTCGTCGGCCTGCCGCTGAACATGGACGGCACCCCCAGCGAGATGAGCGAACGCGCCGAAAAGTTCGCCCGCCGCCTGAACGGCCGTTACAACCTGCCGGTACACACCCACGACGAGCGCCTGACCACCTTTGAAGCCAAAGGCGAGCAGATGGCCCGTGGCAACCGCCATGGCAGCTACCGCGACAACCCGGTCGACGCCATCGCCGCCGCCCTGCTGCTGCAAGGCTGGCTGGAGGCCAATACCTGA
- the pyrR gene encoding bifunctional pyr operon transcriptional regulator/uracil phosphoribosyltransferase PyrR: MSLPDPAALIRQMAVDLRAHLARRAITEPRYIGIRTGGVWVAQALQAELGDDSPLGTLDVSFYRDDFSQNGLHPQVRPSELPFEIEGQHLVLIDDVLMSGRTIRAALNELFDYGRPASVTLVCLLDLDAGELPIRPNVLGATLSLAAHERVKLTGPAPLALERQDLAPASAL, encoded by the coding sequence ATGAGCCTACCCGATCCCGCCGCACTGATCCGGCAGATGGCCGTCGACCTTCGCGCCCATCTGGCCCGCCGCGCCATCACCGAGCCACGCTATATCGGCATCCGCACCGGCGGCGTCTGGGTTGCCCAGGCCCTGCAAGCCGAGCTTGGCGACGACAGCCCGCTGGGCACCTTGGATGTGTCGTTCTACCGCGACGATTTCAGCCAGAACGGCCTGCACCCGCAGGTGCGCCCCTCGGAGCTGCCTTTCGAGATCGAAGGCCAGCACCTGGTGCTGATCGACGACGTGCTGATGAGCGGGCGTACCATCCGCGCCGCACTCAACGAACTGTTCGACTACGGCCGCCCGGCCAGCGTGACGCTGGTGTGCCTGCTGGACCTGGATGCCGGCGAACTGCCGATCCGCCCGAACGTGCTCGGTGCCACCCTGTCGCTGGCCGCCCATGAACGGGTAAAATTGACCGGACCCGCCCCGCTCGCCCTCGAGCGCCAGGACCTCGCCCCCGCATCCGCCCTTTAA
- a CDS encoding aspartate carbamoyltransferase catalytic subunit, producing the protein MTPFDAKRPLQLNDQGQLRHFLSLDGLPRELLTEILDTADSFLEVGARAVKKVPLLRGKTVCNVFFENSTRTRTTFELAAQRLSADVISLNVSTSSTSKGETLFDTLRNLEAMAADMFVVRHSDSGAAHFIAEHVCPDVAVINGGDGRHAHPTQGMLDMLTIRRHKGSFENLSVAIVGDILHSRVARSDMLALKALGCPDIRVIGPKTLIPIGIEQYGVKVYTDMAEGLKDVDVVIMLRLQRERMAGGLLPSEGEFYRLFGLTTARLAGAKPDAIVMHPGPINRGVEIESAVADGKHSVILNQVTYGIAVRMAVLSMAMSGQNAQRQLDQENAQ; encoded by the coding sequence ATGACGCCATTCGACGCCAAGCGCCCGCTGCAGCTCAATGATCAGGGCCAGCTACGCCACTTTCTTTCGCTCGACGGTTTGCCCCGCGAACTGCTGACCGAAATCCTCGACACCGCCGACTCGTTCCTCGAAGTCGGCGCCCGGGCCGTGAAGAAGGTCCCGCTGCTGCGCGGCAAGACCGTGTGCAACGTGTTCTTCGAGAACTCCACCCGTACCCGCACCACCTTCGAACTGGCCGCCCAGCGCCTGTCGGCCGACGTGATCAGCCTGAACGTGTCGACCTCCTCGACCAGCAAGGGCGAGACCCTGTTCGACACCCTGCGCAACCTCGAGGCCATGGCCGCCGACATGTTCGTGGTGCGCCACTCCGACTCCGGCGCCGCCCACTTCATCGCCGAGCACGTGTGCCCGGACGTGGCGGTGATCAACGGCGGTGACGGCCGCCACGCGCACCCCACCCAAGGCATGCTCGACATGCTGACCATCCGCCGCCACAAGGGCAGCTTCGAGAACCTCTCGGTAGCCATCGTCGGCGATATCCTGCATTCGCGCGTGGCCCGCTCGGACATGCTCGCGCTCAAGGCGCTGGGCTGCCCGGACATCCGCGTGATCGGCCCGAAAACCCTGATCCCGATCGGCATCGAACAGTACGGGGTGAAGGTCTACACCGACATGGCCGAAGGCCTGAAAGACGTCGATGTGGTGATCATGCTGCGCCTGCAGCGCGAGCGCATGGCCGGCGGCCTGCTGCCCAGCGAAGGCGAGTTCTACCGCCTGTTCGGCCTGACCACCGCGCGCCTGGCCGGGGCCAAGCCCGATGCCATCGTCATGCACCCGGGCCCGATCAACCGTGGCGTGGAGATCGAGTCGGCTGTGGCCGACGGCAAACACTCGGTGATCCTCAACCAGGTCACCTACGGCATCGCCGTGCGCATGGCGGTGCTGTCCATGGCCATGAGCGGGCAGAACGCGCAACGTCAACTCGACCAGGAGAACGCCCAGTGA
- a CDS encoding dihydroorotase yields the protein MTLSIIGARVIDPASGLDRVTDLHLDGGRIAAIGAAPAGFSASRTIQADGLVAAPGLVDLGVSLREPGYSRKGNIASETRAAVAGGVTSLCCPPQTKPVLDTPAVAELILDRAREAANSKVYPIGALTKGLEGEQLAELVALRDTGCVAFGNGLKQIPNNRTLARALEYAATFDLTVVFHSQDSDLSQGGLAHEGPMASFLGLPGIPESAETVALARNLLLVEQSGVRAHFSQITSARGARLIAQAQQLGLPVTADVALYQLILTDEALRDFSSLYHVQPPLRTAADRDGLREAVKAGVIQAISSHHQPHERDAKLAPFGATEPGISSVELLLPLAMTLVEDGLLDLPTLLARLSSGPAAALRLPAGELKVGAAADLVLFDPQASTVAGEQWFSRGENCPFIGHCLPGAVRYTLVDGHVCFES from the coding sequence GTGACCCTCAGCATTATCGGCGCCCGGGTGATCGACCCTGCCAGCGGACTGGACCGCGTCACCGACCTGCACCTGGACGGCGGGCGCATTGCCGCCATCGGCGCGGCACCGGCCGGCTTCAGCGCCAGCCGCACGATCCAGGCCGACGGCCTGGTGGCAGCGCCAGGCCTTGTGGACCTCGGCGTGTCGCTGCGCGAGCCGGGCTACAGCCGCAAGGGCAACATCGCCAGCGAAACCCGCGCTGCGGTTGCCGGTGGCGTCACCAGCCTGTGCTGCCCGCCGCAGACCAAACCGGTACTGGACACCCCGGCGGTGGCCGAGTTGATTCTCGACCGCGCCCGCGAGGCGGCCAACAGCAAGGTCTACCCGATCGGCGCCCTGACCAAGGGCCTGGAAGGCGAGCAACTAGCCGAGCTGGTGGCCCTGCGCGACACCGGTTGCGTAGCGTTTGGCAACGGCCTGAAACAAATCCCCAACAACCGCACCCTGGCCCGGGCGCTGGAGTACGCCGCCACCTTCGACCTGACCGTGGTGTTCCACTCCCAGGACAGCGACCTGTCGCAGGGCGGCCTGGCCCACGAAGGCCCGATGGCCAGCTTCCTCGGCCTGCCCGGCATCCCCGAGAGCGCCGAGACCGTGGCCCTGGCGCGCAACCTGCTGCTGGTCGAGCAGAGCGGCGTACGTGCACACTTCAGCCAGATCACCAGCGCCCGTGGCGCCCGCCTGATCGCCCAGGCCCAGCAATTGGGGCTGCCAGTCACCGCTGACGTGGCGCTGTACCAGCTGATTCTCACCGACGAGGCGCTGCGCGACTTCTCGAGCCTGTACCACGTGCAGCCGCCGCTGCGCACCGCCGCCGACCGCGACGGCCTGCGCGAAGCGGTAAAGGCCGGGGTGATCCAGGCCATCTCCAGCCACCACCAGCCCCACGAGCGTGACGCCAAGCTGGCCCCGTTCGGCGCCACCGAGCCGGGTATCAGCAGCGTCGAGCTGCTGCTGCCGCTGGCCATGACCCTGGTCGAGGACGGCCTGCTCGACCTGCCGACCCTGCTGGCGCGCCTGAGCAGCGGCCCCGCCGCGGCCCTGCGCCTGCCGGCCGGCGAGCTGAAGGTGGGCGCTGCCGCTGACCTGGTGCTGTTCGACCCGCAAGCCTCCACCGTGGCGGGCGAGCAGTGGTTCTCGCGCGGCGAGAACTGCCCGTTCATCGGCCACTGCCTGCCGGGTGCGGTGCGTTATACCTTGGTCGATGGGCATGTCTGCTTTGAGTCCTGA
- the hslV gene encoding ATP-dependent protease subunit HslV, with translation MTTIVSVRRNGKVVMGGDGQVSLGNTVMKGNAKKVRRLYNGQVIAGFAGATADAFTLFERFEAQLQKHSGHLVRAAVELAKEWRTDRSLSRLEAMLAVANKDASLIITGNGDVVEPEDGLIAMGSGGGYAQAAARALLNKTDLSAREITEAALNIAGDICVFTNHNLTIEEQDLAE, from the coding sequence TTGACTACCATCGTTTCTGTCCGCCGTAACGGCAAAGTCGTCATGGGCGGCGATGGCCAGGTATCCCTGGGCAACACCGTAATGAAAGGCAACGCAAAAAAAGTGCGCCGCCTGTACAACGGCCAGGTCATCGCCGGCTTTGCCGGTGCCACCGCCGATGCCTTCACCCTGTTCGAGCGCTTCGAAGCCCAACTGCAGAAACACTCCGGCCACCTGGTGCGTGCCGCCGTGGAGCTGGCCAAGGAATGGCGCACCGACCGCTCCCTGAGCCGCCTGGAGGCGATGCTGGCGGTGGCCAACAAGGACGCTTCTCTGATCATCACCGGCAACGGTGATGTGGTCGAACCCGAAGACGGCCTGATCGCCATGGGTTCCGGCGGTGGCTACGCCCAGGCGGCAGCCCGCGCCCTGCTGAACAAGACTGACCTGTCGGCCCGGGAAATCACCGAGGCCGCGCTGAACATCGCCGGTGACATCTGCGTGTTCACCAACCACAACCTGACCATCGAGGAGCAGGACCTGGCCGAGTAA
- the hslU gene encoding ATP-dependent protease ATPase subunit HslU: MSMTPREIVHELNRHIIGQDDAKRAVAIALRNRWRRMQLPAELRQEVTPKNILMIGPTGVGKTEIARRLAKLANAPFIKVEATKFTEVGYVGRDVESIIRDLADAALKMLREQEIVRVRHRAEDAAEDRILDALLPQARTSSFAEEAQQTSSDSNTRQLFRKRLREGQLDDKEIEIEVAENTGVEIAAPPGMEEMTNQLQSLFANMGKGKRKARKLKVKDALKMVREEEASRLVNEEELKAKALEAVEQHGIVFIDEIDKVAKRGNVGGADVSREGVQRDLLPLIEGCTVNTKLGMVKTDHILFIASGAFHLSKPSDLVPELQGRLPIRVELKALTPEDFERILKEPHASLTEQYSALLKTEGLNIAFADEGIKRLAEIAFQVNEKTENIGARRLHTLLERLLEEVSFSAGDLASAHDETPINIDAAYVNSHLGELAQNEDLSRYIL, translated from the coding sequence ATGTCCATGACCCCCCGCGAAATCGTCCACGAACTCAACCGCCACATCATCGGCCAGGACGACGCCAAGCGCGCCGTGGCCATTGCCCTGCGCAACCGCTGGCGGCGCATGCAACTGCCAGCCGAGCTGCGCCAGGAAGTGACCCCGAAGAACATCCTGATGATCGGCCCCACCGGCGTGGGCAAGACCGAAATCGCCCGCCGCCTGGCCAAGCTGGCCAACGCGCCGTTCATCAAGGTCGAAGCGACCAAGTTCACCGAAGTCGGCTACGTTGGCCGTGACGTCGAGTCGATCATCCGCGACCTGGCCGATGCCGCGCTGAAGATGCTGCGCGAGCAGGAAATCGTCCGCGTGCGCCACCGCGCCGAAGACGCCGCCGAGGACCGCATCCTCGACGCCCTGCTGCCGCAGGCGCGCACCAGCAGCTTTGCCGAAGAAGCCCAGCAGACCAGCAGCGATTCCAACACCCGCCAGCTGTTCCGCAAGCGCCTGCGCGAAGGCCAGCTGGACGACAAGGAAATCGAGATCGAAGTGGCCGAGAACACTGGCGTGGAAATCGCCGCGCCGCCCGGCATGGAAGAAATGACCAACCAGCTGCAGAGCCTGTTCGCCAACATGGGCAAGGGCAAGCGCAAGGCGCGCAAGCTCAAGGTCAAGGACGCGCTGAAGATGGTCCGCGAAGAAGAGGCCAGCCGCCTGGTCAACGAGGAAGAGCTCAAGGCCAAGGCCCTGGAAGCGGTCGAGCAGCACGGCATCGTGTTCATCGACGAGATCGACAAGGTGGCCAAGCGCGGCAACGTTGGCGGCGCCGATGTGTCCCGTGAAGGTGTGCAACGCGACCTGCTGCCGCTGATCGAGGGCTGCACCGTCAACACCAAGCTGGGCATGGTCAAGACCGACCACATCCTGTTCATCGCCTCGGGCGCCTTCCACCTGAGCAAGCCGAGCGACCTGGTACCTGAACTGCAAGGCCGCCTGCCGATCCGTGTCGAGCTCAAGGCGCTGACCCCGGAAGACTTCGAGCGCATCCTCAAAGAACCGCACGCCTCGCTGACCGAGCAATACAGCGCCCTGCTCAAGACCGAAGGCCTGAACATCGCGTTCGCCGACGAGGGTATCAAGCGCCTGGCCGAGATCGCCTTCCAGGTCAACGAAAAGACCGAGAACATCGGTGCCCGCCGCCTGCACACCCTGCTCGAGCGCCTGCTCGAAGAGGTGTCGTTCAGCGCCGGCGACCTGGCCAGCGCCCACGACGAGACGCCGATCAACATCGACGCTGCGTACGTGAACAGCCACCTGGGTGAGCTGGCACAGAACGAAGACCTGTCGCGTTACATCCTGTAA
- a CDS encoding gamma-butyrobetaine hydroxylase-like domain-containing protein: MARLPTAINLHKASKTLTLTYAPGEVYHLPAEFLRVHSPSAEVQGHGNPILQFGKINVGLSGLEPAGQYALKLTFDDGHDSGLFTWEYLEQLCLRQEQLWAEYLDDLHQAGKSRDPAESVVKLML, translated from the coding sequence ATGGCCCGCCTGCCCACCGCCATCAACCTGCACAAAGCCTCGAAAACCCTCACCCTCACCTACGCCCCCGGCGAGGTCTACCACCTGCCCGCCGAATTCCTGCGGGTGCACTCCCCCTCTGCCGAGGTCCAGGGCCACGGCAATCCCATCCTGCAATTTGGCAAGATCAACGTAGGCCTCTCGGGCCTGGAGCCTGCCGGCCAATATGCACTGAAACTGACCTTCGATGACGGCCATGACTCAGGCCTGTTCACCTGGGAATACCTCGAGCAGTTGTGCCTGCGCCAGGAACAGCTGTGGGCCGAATACCTGGACGACCTGCACCAGGCCGGCAAGTCCCGCGACCCGGCCGAATCAGTCGTGAAGCTGATGCTCTAG
- the phaC gene encoding class II poly(R)-hydroxyalkanoic acid synthase, with protein sequence MSNKNNDELQRQASENTLGLNPVIGIRRKDLLTSARTVLRQAVRQPLHSAKHVAHFGLELKNVLLGKSSLQPEGDDRRFADPAWSQNPLYRRYLQTYLAWRKELNDWVSSSDLSPQDISRGQFVINLMTEAMAPTNTLSNPAAIKRFFETGGKSLLDGLSNLAKDMVNNGGMPSQVNMEAFEVGKNLGTSEGAVVYRNDVLELIQYKPITEQVHSRPLLVVPPQINKFYVFDLSPEKSLARFCLRSQQQTFIISWRNPTKAQREWGLSTYIDALKEAVDAVLAITGSKDLNMLGACSGGITCTALVGHYAALGEKKVNALTLLVSVLDTTMETQVALFVDEQTLEAAKRHSYQSGVLEGSDMAKVFAWMRPNDLIWNYWVNNYLLGNAPPVFDILFWNNDTTRLPAAFHGDLIEMFKNNPLTRSNALEVCGTAIDLKTVDCDIYSVAGTADHITPWQSCYRSAHLFGGKIEFVLSNSGHIQSILNPPGNPKARFMTGEDRPDDPVAWQENAIKHADSWWLHWQAWLGERGGELKKAPTRLGNRAYAAGEASPGTYVHER encoded by the coding sequence ATGAGTAACAAGAACAACGATGAGTTGCAGCGGCAGGCCTCGGAAAACACCCTGGGGCTGAACCCGGTCATCGGTATTCGCCGCAAGGACCTGCTGACCTCGGCGCGCACGGTATTGCGCCAGGCGGTACGCCAGCCCTTGCACAGCGCCAAGCACGTGGCGCATTTCGGCCTGGAACTGAAGAACGTGCTGCTGGGCAAGTCGAGCCTGCAGCCCGAAGGCGACGACCGCCGTTTCGCCGACCCGGCCTGGAGCCAGAACCCGCTGTACCGCCGCTACTTGCAGACCTACCTGGCCTGGCGCAAGGAGCTCAACGACTGGGTCAGCAGCAGCGACCTGTCGCCCCAGGACATCAGCCGCGGACAGTTCGTCATCAACCTGATGACCGAAGCCATGGCCCCCACCAACACCCTCTCCAACCCGGCGGCGATCAAGCGCTTCTTCGAGACTGGCGGCAAGAGCCTGCTCGACGGCCTGTCCAACCTGGCCAAGGACATGGTCAACAACGGCGGCATGCCCAGCCAGGTGAACATGGAGGCGTTCGAGGTGGGCAAGAACCTCGGCACCAGCGAAGGCGCGGTGGTGTACCGCAACGATGTGCTGGAGCTGATCCAGTACAAGCCGATCACCGAGCAGGTGCACAGCCGCCCGCTGCTGGTGGTGCCGCCGCAGATCAACAAGTTCTACGTGTTCGACCTGAGCCCGGAAAAGAGCCTGGCGCGCTTCTGCCTGCGCTCGCAGCAGCAGACCTTCATCATCAGCTGGCGCAACCCCACCAAGGCCCAGCGCGAGTGGGGCCTGTCGACCTACATCGACGCGCTCAAGGAAGCGGTCGATGCGGTGCTGGCGATCACCGGCAGCAAGGACTTGAACATGCTCGGCGCCTGCTCCGGCGGCATCACCTGCACCGCGCTGGTGGGCCACTATGCAGCGCTCGGCGAGAAGAAGGTCAACGCCCTCACGCTGCTGGTGAGCGTGCTCGACACCACCATGGAAACCCAGGTGGCGCTGTTCGTCGACGAGCAGACCCTGGAAGCCGCCAAGCGCCACTCGTATCAGTCGGGCGTGCTCGAAGGCAGCGACATGGCCAAGGTGTTCGCCTGGATGCGCCCCAATGACCTGATCTGGAACTACTGGGTCAACAACTACCTGCTGGGCAACGCCCCGCCCGTGTTCGACATCCTGTTCTGGAACAACGACACCACGCGCCTGCCGGCCGCCTTCCACGGCGACTTGATCGAGATGTTCAAGAACAACCCGCTGACCCGCTCCAACGCCCTGGAGGTGTGCGGCACTGCCATCGACCTGAAGACTGTCGACTGCGACATCTACAGCGTTGCCGGCACCGCCGACCACATCACCCCGTGGCAGTCGTGCTACCGCTCGGCGCACCTGTTCGGCGGCAAGATCGAGTTCGTGCTGTCCAACAGCGGGCATATCCAGAGCATCCTCAACCCGCCGGGCAACCCCAAGGCACGCTTCATGACCGGCGAGGACCGCCCAGACGACCCGGTGGCCTGGCAGGAGAACGCGATCAAGCACGCCGACTCCTGGTGGCTGCACTGGCAGGCCTGGCTGGGCGAGCGCGGCGGCGAGCTGAAAAAGGCCCCCACGCGCCTGGGCAACCGCGCCTACGCCGCCGGCGAAGCCTCCCCCGGTACCTACGTCCACGAACGCTGA
- the phaZ gene encoding poly(3-hydroxyalkanoate) depolymerase has protein sequence MSQPYLFRTVELDDQSIRTAVRPGKPHLTPLLIFNGIGANLELVFPFIEALDPDLEVIAFDVPGVGGSSTPRHPYRFPGLAKLTARMLDYLDYGQVNVIGVSWGGALAQQFAHDYPERCKKLVLAATAAGAVMVPGKPKVLWMMASPRRYIQPSHVIRIAPTIYGGGFRRDPDLALHHASKVRSGGKLGYYWQLFAGLGWTSIHWLHKIHQPTLVLAGDDDPLIPLVNMRLLAWRIPNAQLHIIDDGHLFLITRAEAVAPIIMKFLQQERQRAVMHPRPASGA, from the coding sequence ATGTCGCAACCGTACCTGTTCAGGACCGTCGAGCTGGACGACCAGTCGATCCGCACCGCGGTCCGCCCGGGCAAGCCGCACCTGACGCCGCTGCTGATTTTCAACGGCATCGGCGCCAACCTGGAGCTGGTGTTCCCGTTCATCGAGGCGCTGGACCCGGACCTTGAAGTGATTGCCTTCGACGTGCCCGGGGTCGGCGGCTCTTCGACCCCGCGCCACCCCTACCGCTTTCCGGGCCTGGCCAAGCTCACCGCGCGCATGCTCGACTACCTGGACTACGGCCAGGTCAACGTGATCGGCGTGTCCTGGGGCGGTGCGCTGGCCCAGCAGTTCGCCCACGACTACCCCGAGCGCTGCAAGAAGCTGGTGCTGGCCGCCACCGCCGCCGGTGCGGTGATGGTGCCGGGCAAGCCCAAGGTGCTGTGGATGATGGCAAGCCCCAGGCGTTACATCCAGCCGTCGCATGTCATCCGCATTGCCCCGACCATCTACGGCGGCGGCTTTCGCCGCGACCCGGACCTGGCCTTGCACCACGCCTCGAAAGTGCGCTCCGGCGGCAAGCTGGGTTACTACTGGCAGCTGTTCGCAGGCCTGGGCTGGACCAGCATCCACTGGCTGCACAAGATCCACCAGCCAACCCTGGTGCTGGCCGGTGACGACGACCCGCTGATCCCGCTGGTGAACATGCGCCTGCTGGCCTGGCGGATTCCCAATGCACAGCTACACATAATCGACGACGGCCACCTGTTCCTGATCACCCGGGCCGAAGCCGTCGCCCCGATCATCATGAAATTCCTCCAGCAGGAACGCCAACGCGCGGTCATGCACCCGCGCCCGGCTTCGGGCGCCTGA
- the phaC gene encoding class II poly(R)-hydroxyalkanoic acid synthase: MKDKPAPGTAPAPATSMNVQNAITGLRGRDLLSTLRHVGRHGLRHPLHTARHLLELGGTLGRVMLGDTPYQPHPRDNRFSDPTWSQNPLYRRGLQAYLAWQKQTRLWIEESSLSHDDRARAQFLFNLINDALSPSNSLLNPLAVKELLNTGGQSLLRGASHLLDDLRHNDGLPRQVDERAFEVGGNLATTPGAVVFRNDLLELIQYKPLSEKQYARPLLVVPPQINKFYIFDLGPTNSFVQYMLKHGLQVFMVSWRNPDPRHREWGLSSYVQALEEALNACRSISGSRDPNLMGACAGGLTMAALQGHLHAKQQLRKVRSATYLVSLLDSQFDSPASLFADEQTIEAAKRRSYQRGVLDGGEVARIFAWMRPNDLIWNYWVNNYLLGKAPPAFDILYWNADNTRLPAALHGDLLDFFKLNPLTFADGLEVCGTPIDLKQVAVDSFTVAGSNDHITPWDAVYRSALLLGGERRFVLANSGHIQSIINPPGNPKAYYLENPRLSSDPRAWFHDAQRRDGSWWPLWLDWIGPRSGTLKAPRTELGNATYPPLGPAPGTYVLAR, from the coding sequence ATGAAAGACAAACCGGCACCCGGGACGGCCCCGGCCCCCGCCACCAGCATGAACGTGCAGAACGCCATCACCGGCCTGCGCGGTCGCGACCTGCTCTCGACCTTGCGCCATGTCGGCCGCCACGGCCTGCGCCACCCGCTGCACACCGCCCGCCACCTGCTGGAGCTGGGCGGGACGCTCGGCCGGGTGATGCTGGGTGACACCCCCTACCAGCCGCACCCGCGCGACAACCGCTTCAGCGACCCGACCTGGAGCCAGAACCCGCTCTACCGCCGCGGCCTGCAGGCGTACCTGGCCTGGCAGAAGCAGACCCGCCTGTGGATCGAAGAAAGCTCGCTGAGCCATGACGACCGCGCCCGCGCGCAGTTTCTGTTCAACCTGATCAACGACGCCCTGTCACCCAGCAACTCGCTGCTCAACCCGCTGGCGGTGAAGGAGCTGCTCAACACCGGCGGCCAGAGCCTGCTGCGCGGCGCCAGCCACCTGCTCGACGACCTGCGCCACAACGACGGCCTGCCGCGCCAGGTGGACGAACGCGCCTTCGAAGTGGGCGGCAACCTGGCCACCACCCCGGGCGCCGTGGTGTTTCGCAACGACCTGCTGGAGCTGATCCAGTACAAGCCGCTGAGCGAAAAACAGTACGCCCGCCCGCTGCTGGTGGTGCCGCCGCAGATCAACAAGTTCTACATCTTCGACCTCGGCCCGACCAACAGCTTCGTGCAGTACATGCTCAAGCACGGCCTGCAGGTGTTCATGGTCAGCTGGCGCAACCCCGACCCGCGCCACCGCGAGTGGGGCCTGTCGAGCTACGTGCAGGCGCTGGAAGAAGCGCTGAACGCCTGCCGCAGCATCAGCGGCAGCCGCGACCCCAACCTCATGGGCGCCTGCGCCGGCGGCCTGACCATGGCCGCGCTGCAGGGCCACCTGCATGCCAAGCAGCAACTGCGCAAGGTACGCAGCGCCACCTACCTGGTGAGCCTGCTGGACAGCCAGTTCGACAGCCCCGCCAGCCTGTTCGCCGACGAGCAGACCATCGAGGCCGCCAAGCGCCGCTCGTACCAGCGCGGCGTGCTCGATGGCGGCGAGGTGGCGCGGATCTTCGCCTGGATGCGGCCCAACGACCTGATCTGGAACTACTGGGTCAACAACTACCTGCTGGGCAAGGCGCCGCCAGCCTTCGACATCCTCTACTGGAACGCCGACAACACCCGCCTGCCGGCGGCGCTGCACGGCGACCTGCTGGACTTCTTCAAACTCAACCCGCTGACCTTCGCCGACGGCCTGGAGGTGTGTGGCACGCCCATCGACCTCAAGCAGGTGGCTGTGGACAGCTTTACCGTGGCCGGCAGCAACGACCACATCACGCCGTGGGACGCGGTGTACCGCTCGGCCTTGCTGCTGGGCGGCGAGCGGCGTTTCGTGCTGGCCAACAGCGGGCATATCCAGAGCATCATCAACCCGCCCGGCAACCCCAAGGCCTACTACCTGGAGAACCCGCGGCTTTCCAGCGACCCGCGCGCCTGGTTCCACGACGCCCAGCGCCGCGACGGCAGTTGGTGGCCGCTGTGGCTGGACTGGATCGGGCCACGCTCCGGCACCTTGAAAGCGCCGCGCACCGAGCTTGGCAACGCCACCTATCCACCGCTGGGCCCTGCGCCCGGCACCTACGTACTGGCACGCTGA